ACCCGTCTTCGAGATCAGCAAAACTGAATTCGCCAAAGTTTTGGGAAATACCGAGATTGAAAATAATGTACTGCATCAGTGAGAAAACGTACCATGGGCTCTGCCGGAAATTCACGTGCGCCAACCTGGGATCGTTCATCGGCACGGAGAGCCTCAGAGTGCAATTCCCACGCGGGGTTGCCCGCGCTGACCCATGCAGCGTATCCTTGGGAACCTGGCGCATACTCGAGCGAGTCTGTTGTTAGTAGTGCAACGTACAGATCGCAAAGTTGGGATCGTTCCACTTGCCGTTCGGGACGCTCGAGTCGGCATTATGTTGCACCGCCGTCTGGCTGCCCAAGTTGACACCACTCAACGACTGCTGCGTGATTTCACCCGTGTAGATATTGATGTCTCCACCCCTGTTGCCATAAAAGTCATACAATGGCGTGTTGTTATGATAGTCAATCTGGTAGAGCCAATTGTACGGCGCAATCTGGCACGACTGCGACACTTTCATGCCAGCATTCTTGTCCGGCTGTGCCTCAAACACGTCAATCTCGGGTGCCGCACGGCCACGATAGCGATCACCCAGCCAAGGTCCGGGATGGTCTTGGCCTTTGCATGTGCACGCTGACAACTTTTGGCCTGGCAAGAACGAAAGCGCACGCGTGTTATGTTTCTGGTTAAACATAGTCGCACCACCGTTCAATGTATCAGCGGGGAACCCGTCGGGGTAGGTAGAGTTGTAGATGGTCTGGTTCATTGTCGTTCCCACATCGCACTGGTCGTACGAGTAGGGCCAGGTCCCCTGCAGCGTCGCACCGTAGCCAGCACGGCCCAAGTTGCCCATCAGCCAGAACGCAGGCCAGAGACCCGGGACCTTGGTATAACCGGGCAGCTGCACACTGGCAATAAGAATACCACCCGTGAAGCAGAACTTGTTCCACGACTGGAGCATACCGCCACGGAAGTTGAGGTTGTGTTcctcgtgctgctcgagacgaATATGCAGTGCACCATCTTTTGTGAAGACAGCCGCGGGGTCGTACCACTCGTAGTTATTCGTGGCCCAGTAGTGCAGATCAACGGCTTCCCAGAATGGGTCCTCGCCGGGGTAAAACGAGCGGCCGTCTGTGTTGAACTCGTCCGAAAATACAAGCTGGAACTTTTTGGGATTTCCATCTGCATCCACCGCTTTGGTGTAGGTACTTGACAACGTATAGTTCTCCCGAGGCGTGTCCGGGTCAATGAGCATCTTGAGGTCCTGATCGTAGCCATTCGGCAGGTTCGAGTGGTTTGCACGGTTGATCGGCACGCCACTCGCCACGTTCGGGGGGTTGTTGAACTTCAAGTACTCGGCAATCATCGCCGAACGGTCATCGTTCTCGTGCTTCTGAGTGAAATGGTGAAGAATGGGGTATCCAGCAAAGAGCATGAGCATAGCAAGAATCAGAAGTGTAAGAGCGCCAAGGTTTAAgatggcgcgctgcggtgCACCACGAACAGGCATGTTCTTGGTAGGGTCATGaaggtcgtcgtcctcttcctTGACATTATTCATTTCCATCCAATAAAATGGCATATGCGGAAGTTTTCCGGTGCTCTGATTACTTCCTTGAGGAGGAGCCCGCTGAGAAGCCGCGACCGGAGGAGCTCCGGTTGAAGGCATGACGCCTCCCGGCGCCCCCCTCTGTCCATTGCTCACGACAGGAGGACTTTGCGGCGGCTCGTTCGGCGGAGGACCGCGAGGCATGCCAAACTCAGACCGGTGCTGCGCGTCTTTCTTCAGGCCCGACTCACGCCGAGACTGAATGCTCTGTGTCGATTCGCGCTTCGATGCGCGGCTGGGAGCATTTTCGTAGTGTGACATGCGACTCGAAGCAGCATCATTGATCGACGCACGACTGGGCGCAGCTTCATAGTGCGACGCACGACTCGGCGCAGCTTCATAGTGCGATGCAGCACTCGACGCATCATTCTGCGAAGCACGGCTAGGTGCGGCATCGCGCTGCGACATCCTGCTCGAGGGACTTTCACGTTGTTTGTTGCTCACAGACGAGGCCGGGCGCTGCTTTCTGGGGCTGCTCGTCACGGGAGCCTCACTCGTCGCAGGCGCCACGCCTGTCTCTGGAATAGATGAAGAGCTCACCAGCGATACTGTGGAAAACAGGGGCGGATGCAGTCGTGGCACACTATTGTCCCCGGGCTGCACAGCCGACGCGCCACCTTGCGGGGCTGTGTTGGACGGCAACGGCACAATGGAGggggccgcgcgcgcttgGTTATCTGCGGCACTCTTCGTGTCGCCTTCTGCCATGGCTAGCAAAGTCCCGTATCGACAATAACACGGAAGCAATAAAACACTGCCTTGGACGTAGCTAAAACGTTCCGGACCGCAACAACAACACGTGGACTTCAGCAGCGcacaggcggcgcacgtgATAAAAACCGTAGGCGTGCTATGAACAGGGCCAGTCGGCTGCGGAGGTATTTAGCGGGAATGGGCCGAAgacggccgctgcgcgccggctTCGGTGGGATTGGGCTCGGGCTTGGTAATAGTAGGGTTTTGGCCATTGAAGGTTTTGTAGACACCCACAGTAACAGATTTCGAAGGAATGACCGGAGCGATCAGCTCGGGCTGATCGGGATCGCCGGGGAACTTGCTGCGCTTGCCGTTGCAGCCCTTGGAGTAGAGCTTGTTCAACGGCCAATCGCCTTCGTAGCCGCCTTCGTCGCGTGTGTTGCCCCACAGTGTGAGATTCGCATTCGTGTATGCCTCGATGTGTTTCTCGATATAGTCCTTCGTAGGATAATCCTTCGTGTCGCATCCGATGTTGATATTGTCGGGGTCCTGGTAGACACGGACCCAATCGACCACCATCTCGTACGGCCAGTGTGGTGACAGTTCTTTCCACCACACCGTACCAAAGTTCTTTGAAACACCCAAGTTCAACAGGATGTACTGTGTAAGCACAAAGAGCACGTACCATGGGCTCAGCAGGGAATTGACGAGCGCCAATCGCCGACCGAGGGTCAGCGCGAATGGCGTCCTTGTACAGCTCCCACGAGGGCCTGTTATCGCTCACCCATGCAACATAGCCATCGGGCCCAGGCGCATATTCCATCGAGTCTGTGTGAGTAAGAACACGTACAAATAGCAAAGTTGGGATCGCCCTTTTTGCCCGTCGGTACGTTACTCGTGGCTTCGTATTGCACCGCAGTTTGGCTACCCAGGTTTTCACCACTGAGCGATTGCTGCGTGACTTCACCGGTATAGATATTAATGCCACCTTTCCGATTGTAATTGTCGTAGAAGTCGTACAGCTTGGTATCGTTGTGGTAATCGATCTGGTAGAGCCAATTGTACGGCGCCATCTGGCATGACTGCGACACTTTCATACCATCTGTATTGTCCGCCTGCGCTTCAAATACATCAATTTCCGGTGCGGAACGGCCGCGATAGCGATCGCCCAGCCAAGGTCCGGGATGGTCCTCGCCTTTGCAAGTGCAGGCAGACAACTTTTGGCCAGGCAGGAACGACAGCGCACGCGTGTTGTGTTGCTGGTTAAACATAGTCGCACCACCGTTCAGTGTATCAGCGGGGAATCCGTTGGGGTAGGTAGAGTTGTAGATGGTCTGGTTCATTGTCGTTCCCACATCACACTGGTCATACGAGTAGGGCCAGGTTCCCTGGAGCGTCGCACCGTAGCCAGCACGGCCCAAGTTACCCATCACCCAAAAGGCGGGCCAGAGACCGGGAATGTCGCGCATACCAGGCATTTGAATGCTTGCCACAAGAATGCCACCCGTGTAACAGAACTTGTTCCACGTCTGGACCATACCACCGCGGAAACGCAAATTGTGCTCATcatgctgctcgaggcgtaTGTGAAGGCCACCGCCCTTGGTGTATACTGCAGCAGGATCATACCACTCGTAGTTACCCGTGGCCCAGTAGTGCAGGTCGACGGCTTCCCAGTATGGGTCCTCGCCCGGGTAGAACGAGCGACCCTCTGTGTTAAACTCGTCCGAGAAGACAAGCTTGAACTTTTTGTAGTTTCCGTCGGCATCCTTCATACCCGAAAAAGTACTTGCGAGCTCGTAGGCATCTTCAGGCGTATCCGGATCAATGAGCATCCGCAACGACTCGTTCAGTGCCGCCGGATAGTGGGAGTAGTTGGCACGGCCCACCGGAACGCCGCTTGCAAGGTGCGGGGGATTATTATTCCGGAGGCTCTTGCCCATCTTGGCGGCGAAGTC
This window of the Malassezia japonica chromosome 4, complete sequence genome carries:
- a CDS encoding uncharacterized protein (TransMembrane:1 (i29-53o); EggNog:ENOG503NUWF; COG:G; CAZy:GH16) → MEMNNVKEEDDDLHDPTKNMPVRGAPQRAILNLGALTLLILAMLMLFAGYPILHHFTQKHENDDRSAMIAEYLKFNNPPNVASGVPINRANHSNLPNGYDQDLKMLIDPDTPRENYTLSSTYTKAVDADGNPKKFQLVFSDEFNTDGRSFYPGEDPFWEAVDLHYWATNNYEWYDPAAVFTKDGALHIRLEQHEEHNLNFRGGMLQSWNKFCFTGGILIASVQLPGYTKVPGLWPAFWLMGNLGRAGYGATLQGTWPYSYDQCDVGTTMNQTIYNSTYPDGFPADTLNGGATMFNQKHNTRALSFLPGQKLSACTCKGQDHPGPWLGDRYRGRAAPEIDVFEAQPDKNAGMKVSQSCQIAPYNWLYQIDYHNNTPLYDFYGNRGGDINIYTGEITQQSLSGVNLGSQTAVQHNADSSVPNGKWNDPNFAIYSLEYAPGSQGYAAWVSAGNPAWELHSEALRADERSQVGAREFPAEPMYIIFNLGISQNFGEFSFADLEDGWPFEMVVDWVRVYQDPDNINIGCDTKDYPTKDYIEKHMEAYTNPNLTLWGNTRDEGGYEGDWPLNKLYSKGCQSSPSKFPGDPDEDELIAPVLSQAEVTRGIYTYSDKQQVITKVLPVPGESGSERPTSANPR
- a CDS encoding uncharacterized protein (EggNog:ENOG503NUWF; TransMembrane:1 (i177-201o); COG:G; CAZy:GH16) encodes the protein MSYPEPPIGDGEGAAPPVTVMVDGDSQRPHLSTLNTNQGLIGRTPFSPQMSADGSFYDNYADDSMVQSQSLVSPKAYEANMSQEYQPLFSSTSQTNVKPSQSFGGLTQISTDPQTGMNGAYSSNSLRERHYDDYSVSSHQTQQELYPWMTLDDHKEGDDDLHDPNKHSQTKGAPQRAILNIGTLILLVLAMLMLFAGYPILHHYTEQHSQDDFAAKMGKSLRNNNPPHLASGVPVGRANYSHYPAALNESLRMLIDPDTPEDAYELASTFSGMKDADGNYKKFKLVFSDEFNTEGRSFYPGEDPYWEAVDLHYWATGNYEWYDPAAVYTKGGGLHIRLEQHDEHNLRFRGGMVQTWNKFCYTGGILVASIQMPGMRDIPGLWPAFWVMGNLGRAGYGATLQGTWPYSYDQCDVGTTMNQTIYNSTYPNGFPADTLNGGATMFNQQHNTRALSFLPGQKLSACTCKGEDHPGPWLGDRYRGRSAPEIDVFEAQADNTDGMKVSQSCQMAPYNWLYQIDYHNDTKLYDFYDNYNRKGGINIYTGEVTQQSLSGENLGSQTAVQYEATSNVPTGKKGDPNFAIYSMEYAPGPDGYVAWVSDNRPSWELYKDAIRADPRSAIGARQFPAEPMYILLNLGVSKNFGTVWWKELSPHWPYEMVVDWVRVYQDPDNINIGCDTKDYPTKDYIEKHIEAYTNANLTLWGNTRDEGGYEGDWPLNKLYSKGCNGKRSKFPGDPDQPELIAPVIPSKSVTVGVYKTFNGQNPTITKPEPNPTEAGAQRPSSAHSR